In Electrophorus electricus isolate fEleEle1 chromosome 1, fEleEle1.pri, whole genome shotgun sequence, a single window of DNA contains:
- the LOC113577926 gene encoding wee1-like protein kinase: protein MRHVCRRLTFAGKDEELDRLPGGAEPEPTSLERIPAKATKRCDFLSSSSKHGHYKTTSANEGRREQVRTSVRARASSSTAHGPGPKGPGTTRASPLPKRERASYPRLRGPRSRKGVEDNQFVFQRQSGRRRRRTRTSRVNYNPFLHAAVAHAATSESKNRKRARRNNFREDSSDPEYEEEYIIPLKRKTSVGSRLSRYTSEFCELEMIGSGEFGDVFKCVKRLDGCIYAIKYSRKLLAGSVAEQRALQEVYAHAVLGQHPHVVRYYSAWSEDEHMLIQNEYCNRGTLADLITQNQRTLTFLSETHLKDLLLQVSQGLRYIHSASLVHMDIKPSNIYISQRVVVTGTCVNGDASDRNVVYKIGNLGHVTHVSHAKVEEGDSRYVANEILQKADVFALALTVISASGADEVPRTGEGWHAIWHSQLPHTPRVLSPEFQCLLKLMIHPDPECRPTASALTKHPVLLAPSTPDINVLRQRIYAEKLKTALLLKELRDVQLSTATAEDSICHSAFTCSADPRCTNFLRKRMSRSLSLTML from the exons ATGAGGCACGTTTGCCGGAGGTTGACGTTTGCTGGTAAGGACGAGGAGCTAGACCGGCTACCAGGCGGAGCAGAACCGGAGCCGACCTCGCTAGAGAGGATTCCGGCAAAGGCGACCAAACGCTGCGACTTTCTCAGCAGTAGTTCAAAGCACGGGCATTATAAAACCACTAGCGCAAACGAAGGACGGCGCGAACAAGTCCGGACCTCCGTGAGAGCACGCGCATCTTCTTCGACGGCGCACGGACCCGGGCCGAAAGGTCCCGGGACGACACGCGCATCGCCGCTGCCGAAGCGCGAAAGGGCTTCCTATCCAAGACTGCGAGGTCCCCGCTCCCGCAAAGGAGTAGAGGACAAT caaTTTGTATTCCAACGACAATCCGGGAGGAGACGGAGACGAACGCGAACGTCCCGTGTAAATTACAATCCCTTCCTGCACGCAGCAGTAGCGCACGCAGCGACATCTGAGAGCAAAAACCGCAAGAGAGCGCGTCGAAACAA CTTTCGTGAAGACTCAAGTGATCCTGAATACGAAGAGGAATACATTATTCCATTAAAG CGAAAGACTTCGGTGGGCAGTCGCCTGTCCCGCTACACATCTGAATTCTGTGAGCTGGAGATGATTGGTTCAGGAGAATTCGGAGATGTTTTCAAGTGTGTGAAAAGACTCGATGGCTGTATCTATGCCATCAAGTATTCCAGGAAGCTGTTGGCGGGTTCTGTGGCTGA GCAAAGGGCGTTGCAAGAGGTGTATGCTCACGCAGTGTTAGGACAGCACCCCCATGTTGTGAGGTATTACTCTGCATGGTCTGAGGATGAGCACATGCTGATACAGAATGAGTACTGCAATAGGGGCACGCTCGCAGACCTTATCACACAGAACCAGAGGACTCTGACGTTCCTTTCTGAAACTCACCTGAAGGACCTTTTGCTGCAAGTCTCCCAGGGTCTAAGGTATATCCACTCTGCATCCCTGGTTCATATGGACATCAAACCAA gTAATATTTATATTTCGCAAAGAGTGGTGGTCACAGGTACATGCGTAAATGGTGATGCATCAGACAGGAATGTTGTTTACAAAATAG GAAACCTTGGTCATGTCACCCATGTGAGTCATGCAAAAGTGGAAGAGGGCGACAGCAGATATGTGGCAAATGAGATCCTGCAGAAG GCAGACGTTTTTGCTCTGGCTCTTACCGTGATCAGCGCCTCCGGAGCAGATGAGGTACCAAGGACAGGGGAGGGCTGGCATGCCATATGGCACAGccagctgccacacacacctcgaGTGCTCTCGCCAGAATTTCAGTGCTTGCTGAAG CTGATGATTCATCCGGACCCAGAGTGCAGGCCAACGGCCTCGGCCCTCACCAAGCACCCGGTCCTCCTGGCTCCGTCCACGCCGGACATCAACGTGCTGCGGCAGCGCATTTACGCCGAGAAGTTAAAAACTGCACTGCTGCTGAA GGAACTTAGGGACGTCCAGCTGTCCACAGCCACGGCAGAGGACAGTATCTGTCACAGTGCATTCACCTGCTCCGCTGACCCCAGATGCACTAATTTCCTTAGGAAACGGATGAGCCGCTCACTCAGCTTAACAATGCTCTAA